One genomic region from Manis pentadactyla isolate mManPen7 chromosome 12, mManPen7.hap1, whole genome shotgun sequence encodes:
- the BRME1 gene encoding break repair meiotic recombinase recruitment factor 1 isoform X4, whose translation MSKRKKLRTSGGEGVQPPKPPKSPRLGDFERPPHSSELGFLCHPEEAEGGSGPAPCADQSGEEPGQAASSSPDKEAGAPSRLLGQPKKEPVPFLPSQNSVRRFVPQFAKPRKTVTRPAETREEDLGGGASSSETVPEPSAQDRSQLQEESPGLAFGEARELGAWTQADITDTKHSSQNPKTPLPVWEDPQPSIHVSLECGIVALASEWHSQDHLSEQGTNSPNGGHLEQGGVSGDHRQKGHLLSNDAEEKGPDQGAPKEEGAQGGTEGDLPTGHLEEADSILGLVTQGPEPGSAAQDPPDPMQKPNRTVRDAEQSCSSPRCSSLGIMVIADISTDPIQSGQRAPEVGRPDGQASTRAPASPGGKAPNGSHSRALLSSMPLAVETAGGRGEGEWENRPPGNIPEVPAASPALDHRVQESTIGDEDSSPLASEMGPGVAPKEVPGWAQEGLEGVCVLSLPPHCTTAAQLGSQCPEQDLEELSLSIRASAPLVHREAVDAPCKETGDCQGSSDTPTDPACWPRHPPDSANQATSRESPAMELDLLPDSQIQDALEAPDFGASPEQLFPAGSEMDPCWPGTSPHADGGPLTEAPLRTHVGIEACEAVRMEDATDTPADHEHPPGPGGSQTPQLQESETSRESPGTLHIRGLGVSPEGSNPGGICRPPQDHSQECKCGFPSNPTPRSA comes from the exons GAGGAGAAGGGGTGCAGCCCCCCAAGCCCCCAAAGAGTCCAAGACTAGGAGACTTTGAGAGGCCTCCACACAGTTCTGAGTTGGGCTTTTTGTGCCATCCCGAAGAGGCAGAAGGTGGATCAGGACCTGCTCCCTGTGCAGATCAGAGCGGGGAGGAGCCAGGACAGGCAGCCTCCAG TTCCCCCGACAAGGAAGCAGGAGCTCCCTCCAGGCTCCTGGGACAACCGAAAAAGGAGCcagttccctttcttccttcccag AACTCAGTCAGGAGGTTTGTCCCCCAGTTTGCAAAACCCAGGAAGACAGTGACAAGACCAGCAGAGACAAGGGAAGAGGACCTCGGGGGTGGGGCCTCTAGCTCG GAAACAGTGCCAGAGCCCAGTGCCCAAGACAGAAGCCAGCTGCAGGAGGAGTCCCCTGGGCTTGCTTTTGGGGAGGCCAGGGAGCTGGGGGCCTGGACCCAGGCAGATATCACTGACACCAAGCACAGCAGCCAAAACCCCAAGACACCTCTGCCTGTCTGGGAGGATCCTCAGCCCTCCATCCATGTCTCTCTAGAATGCGGAATTGTGGCCTTAGCCTCAGAGTGGCACAGCCAGGACCATCTGTCAGAGCAAGGGACCAATAGTCCAAATGGTGGACACTTGGAGCAGGGTGGGGTTTCAGGAGATCACAGACAGAAAGGACACCTGCTGAGCAATGATGCTGAAGAGAAGGGGCCAGACCAAGGAGCCCCCAAGGAGGAAGGTGCCCAAGGGGGAACAGAGGGTGACCTGCCCACGGGGCACCTGGAGGAAGCAGACAGCATCCTGGGCCTGGTCACTCAGGGCCCAGAGCCTGGATCTGCAGCCCAGGACCCCCCTGACCCCATGCAAAAGCCCAACAGGACTGTCAGGGATGCAGAGCAGAGCTGTAGCAGCCCAAGGTGCTCTTCCCTTGGGATCATGGTCATTGCAGACATAAGCACAGACCCCATCCAGTCAGGACAGAGGGCTCCAGAGGTGGGCAGGCCAGACGGGCAGGCCAGCACCAGGGCTCCTGCCTCTCCTGGAGGAAAGGCCCCCAATGGAAGCCACAGCAGGGCCCTGCTAAGCAGCATGCCTCTTGCTGTGGAGACTgcaggaggcagaggggagggagagtgGGAAAACAGGCCCCCTGGCAACATCCCAGAGGTGCCTGCAGCCTCCCCAGCCCTGGACCACAGGGTCCAAGAATCCACAATAGGCGATGAAGATTCTAGTCCTTTGGCCTCAGAAATGGGCCCTGGTGTTGCTCCGAAAGAGGTTCCTGGCTGGGCTCAAGAGGGTCTGGAAGGTGTGTGCGTGCTGTCTCTGCCACCACACTGTACAACCGCAGCTCAGTTAGGCAGCCAGTGCCCTGAACAAGACCTTGAGGAACTCAGTCTGTCTATTAGAGCCTCTGCTCCACTGGTGCACAGAGAAGCGGTGGATGCCCCCTGCAAGGAGACTGGGGACTGTCAGGGCAGCTCAGACACTCCCACTGACCCTGCATGCTGGCCCAGGCACCCTCCTGACTCTGCCAACCAGGCTACCTCGAGGGAGTCCCCAGCCATGGAACTTGACTTACTGCCAGACAGCCAGATACAGGATGCCCTGGAGGCCCCCGACTTCGGTGCCTCACCTGAGCAG CTGTTTCCTGCAGGGAGCGAGATGGACCCTTGTTGGCCTGGCACCAGCCCACATGCAGATGGAGGTCCCCTCACTGAGGCCCCGCTGAG GACCCACGTGGGGATTGAGGCCTGTGAAGCTGTCAGGATGGAGGATGCAACAGACACT CCGGCTGATCATGAGCACCCACCGGGACCTGGAGGCTCTCAAACGCCTCAGCTACAGGAAAGTGAAACCAGCAGGGAAAGCCCAGGCACCCTACACATAAGGGGGCTGGGAGTCTCCCCTGAGGGGAGCAATCCTGGAGGGATTTGTAGACCGCCTCAAGATCACTCCCAAGAGTGCAAATGCGGGTTTCCTTCAAACCCCACCCCCAGAAGTGCCTGA
- the BRME1 gene encoding break repair meiotic recombinase recruitment factor 1 isoform X1, giving the protein MSKRKKLRTSGGEGVQPPKPPKSPRLGDFERPPHSSELGFLCHPEEAEGGSGPAPCADQSGEEPGQAASSSPDKEAGAPSRLLGQPKKEPVPFLPSQNSVRRFVPQFAKPRKTVTRPAETREEDLGGGASSSETVPEPSAQDRSQLQEESPGLAFGEARELGAWTQADITDTKHSSQNPKTPLPVWEDPQPSIHVSLECGIVALASEWHSQDHLSEQGTNSPNGGHLEQGGVSGDHRQKGHLLSNDAEEKGPDQGAPKEEGAQGGTEGDLPTGHLEEADSILGLVTQGPEPGSAAQDPPDPMQKPNRTVRDAEQSCSSPRCSSLGIMVIADISTDPIQSGQRAPEVGRPDGQASTRAPASPGGKAPNGSHSRALLSSMPLAVETAGGRGEGEWENRPPGNIPEVPAASPALDHRVQESTIGDEDSSPLASEMGPGVAPKEVPGWAQEGLEGVCVLSLPPHCTTAAQLGSQCPEQDLEELSLSIRASAPLVHREAVDAPCKETGDCQGSSDTPTDPACWPRHPPDSANQATSRESPAMELDLLPDSQIQDALEAPDFGASPEQESWLQCSQSGARGRETTPAGFSLPHAGLARLGLHMCSLQLFPAGSEMDPCWPGTSPHADGGPLTEAPLRTHVGIEACEAVRMEDATDTPADHEHPPGPGGSQTPQLQESETSRESPGTLHIRGLGVSPEGSNPGGICRPPQDHSQECKCGFPSNPTPRSA; this is encoded by the exons GAGGAGAAGGGGTGCAGCCCCCCAAGCCCCCAAAGAGTCCAAGACTAGGAGACTTTGAGAGGCCTCCACACAGTTCTGAGTTGGGCTTTTTGTGCCATCCCGAAGAGGCAGAAGGTGGATCAGGACCTGCTCCCTGTGCAGATCAGAGCGGGGAGGAGCCAGGACAGGCAGCCTCCAG TTCCCCCGACAAGGAAGCAGGAGCTCCCTCCAGGCTCCTGGGACAACCGAAAAAGGAGCcagttccctttcttccttcccag AACTCAGTCAGGAGGTTTGTCCCCCAGTTTGCAAAACCCAGGAAGACAGTGACAAGACCAGCAGAGACAAGGGAAGAGGACCTCGGGGGTGGGGCCTCTAGCTCG GAAACAGTGCCAGAGCCCAGTGCCCAAGACAGAAGCCAGCTGCAGGAGGAGTCCCCTGGGCTTGCTTTTGGGGAGGCCAGGGAGCTGGGGGCCTGGACCCAGGCAGATATCACTGACACCAAGCACAGCAGCCAAAACCCCAAGACACCTCTGCCTGTCTGGGAGGATCCTCAGCCCTCCATCCATGTCTCTCTAGAATGCGGAATTGTGGCCTTAGCCTCAGAGTGGCACAGCCAGGACCATCTGTCAGAGCAAGGGACCAATAGTCCAAATGGTGGACACTTGGAGCAGGGTGGGGTTTCAGGAGATCACAGACAGAAAGGACACCTGCTGAGCAATGATGCTGAAGAGAAGGGGCCAGACCAAGGAGCCCCCAAGGAGGAAGGTGCCCAAGGGGGAACAGAGGGTGACCTGCCCACGGGGCACCTGGAGGAAGCAGACAGCATCCTGGGCCTGGTCACTCAGGGCCCAGAGCCTGGATCTGCAGCCCAGGACCCCCCTGACCCCATGCAAAAGCCCAACAGGACTGTCAGGGATGCAGAGCAGAGCTGTAGCAGCCCAAGGTGCTCTTCCCTTGGGATCATGGTCATTGCAGACATAAGCACAGACCCCATCCAGTCAGGACAGAGGGCTCCAGAGGTGGGCAGGCCAGACGGGCAGGCCAGCACCAGGGCTCCTGCCTCTCCTGGAGGAAAGGCCCCCAATGGAAGCCACAGCAGGGCCCTGCTAAGCAGCATGCCTCTTGCTGTGGAGACTgcaggaggcagaggggagggagagtgGGAAAACAGGCCCCCTGGCAACATCCCAGAGGTGCCTGCAGCCTCCCCAGCCCTGGACCACAGGGTCCAAGAATCCACAATAGGCGATGAAGATTCTAGTCCTTTGGCCTCAGAAATGGGCCCTGGTGTTGCTCCGAAAGAGGTTCCTGGCTGGGCTCAAGAGGGTCTGGAAGGTGTGTGCGTGCTGTCTCTGCCACCACACTGTACAACCGCAGCTCAGTTAGGCAGCCAGTGCCCTGAACAAGACCTTGAGGAACTCAGTCTGTCTATTAGAGCCTCTGCTCCACTGGTGCACAGAGAAGCGGTGGATGCCCCCTGCAAGGAGACTGGGGACTGTCAGGGCAGCTCAGACACTCCCACTGACCCTGCATGCTGGCCCAGGCACCCTCCTGACTCTGCCAACCAGGCTACCTCGAGGGAGTCCCCAGCCATGGAACTTGACTTACTGCCAGACAGCCAGATACAGGATGCCCTGGAGGCCCCCGACTTCGGTGCCTCACCTGAGCAG GAGTCCTGGCTGCAGTGTTCCCAGAGTGGGGCGAGGGGAAGAGAGACAACCCCTGCAGGATTTTCCCTGCCCCATGCAGGGCTGGCCAGGCTAGGCCTTCACATGTGCTCTCTCCAGCTGTTTCCTGCAGGGAGCGAGATGGACCCTTGTTGGCCTGGCACCAGCCCACATGCAGATGGAGGTCCCCTCACTGAGGCCCCGCTGAG GACCCACGTGGGGATTGAGGCCTGTGAAGCTGTCAGGATGGAGGATGCAACAGACACT CCGGCTGATCATGAGCACCCACCGGGACCTGGAGGCTCTCAAACGCCTCAGCTACAGGAAAGTGAAACCAGCAGGGAAAGCCCAGGCACCCTACACATAAGGGGGCTGGGAGTCTCCCCTGAGGGGAGCAATCCTGGAGGGATTTGTAGACCGCCTCAAGATCACTCCCAAGAGTGCAAATGCGGGTTTCCTTCAAACCCCACCCCCAGAAGTGCCTGA
- the NANOS3 gene encoding nanos homolog 3 isoform X2, translated as MGTFDLWTDYLGLANLVGTLHGEEEPKTRSDPQPEPAPGLQGQRPSPETAPALERLCTFCKHNGESRAIYQSHMLKDEAGLVLCPILRDYVCPQCGATREHAHTRRFCPLTDQSYTSVYSYTNRNSAGKRVARPDKAKTQDSGHRRGGGGAGGGGSKGAGEPSGPSPSFCCPSTSA; from the exons ATGGGGACCTTTGACCTGTGGACAGATTACCTGGGTTTGGCAAACCTGGTGGGGACTCTGCATGGAGAAGAGGAGCCCAAGACCAGGTCGGATCCCCAGCCAGAGCCAGCTCCAGGACTGCAGGGTCAGAGGCCCAGCCCAGAAACTGCACCAGCTCTTGAACGCCTGTGCACTTTCTGCAAACACAACGGCGAGTCCCGGGCCATCTACCAGTCCCACATGCTCAAGGACGAGGCAGGCCTGGTGCTGTGCCCCATCCTTCGAGATTATGTGTGCCCCCAGTGCGGTGCCACACGTGAGCATGCCCACACCCGCCGCTTCTGCCCACTCACCGACCAGAGCTACACCTCCGTCTACAGCTACACCAACCGCAACTCTGCTGGCAAAAGGGTGGCCCGGCCGGACAAGGCGAAGACACAGGATTCAGGGCATcgccgaggaggaggaggagccggaGGAGGAG GTTCCAAAGGTGCTGGGGAGCCTTCTGGACCTtcgccctccttctgctgtccctCCACTTCTGCCTAG
- the NANOS3 gene encoding nanos homolog 3 isoform X1, protein MGTFDLWTDYLGLANLVGTLHGEEEPKTRSDPQPEPAPGLQGQRPSPETAPALERLCTFCKHNGESRAIYQSHMLKDEAGLVLCPILRDYVCPQCGATREHAHTRRFCPLTDQSYTSVYSYTNRNSAGKRVARPDKAKTQDSGHRRGGGGAGGGGACAGSKGAGEPSGPSPSFCCPSTSA, encoded by the exons ATGGGGACCTTTGACCTGTGGACAGATTACCTGGGTTTGGCAAACCTGGTGGGGACTCTGCATGGAGAAGAGGAGCCCAAGACCAGGTCGGATCCCCAGCCAGAGCCAGCTCCAGGACTGCAGGGTCAGAGGCCCAGCCCAGAAACTGCACCAGCTCTTGAACGCCTGTGCACTTTCTGCAAACACAACGGCGAGTCCCGGGCCATCTACCAGTCCCACATGCTCAAGGACGAGGCAGGCCTGGTGCTGTGCCCCATCCTTCGAGATTATGTGTGCCCCCAGTGCGGTGCCACACGTGAGCATGCCCACACCCGCCGCTTCTGCCCACTCACCGACCAGAGCTACACCTCCGTCTACAGCTACACCAACCGCAACTCTGCTGGCAAAAGGGTGGCCCGGCCGGACAAGGCGAAGACACAGGATTCAGGGCATcgccgaggaggaggaggagccggaGGAGGAGGTGcctgtgcag GTTCCAAAGGTGCTGGGGAGCCTTCTGGACCTtcgccctccttctgctgtccctCCACTTCTGCCTAG
- the BRME1 gene encoding break repair meiotic recombinase recruitment factor 1 isoform X2: MSKRKKLRTSGGEGVQPPKPPKSPRLGDFERPPHSSELGFLCHPEEAEGGSGPAPCADQSGEEPGQAASSSPDKEAGAPSRLLGQPKKEPVPFLPSQNSVRRFVPQFAKPRKTVTRPAETREEDLGGGASSSETVPEPSAQDRSQLQEESPGLAFGEARELGAWTQADITDTKHSSQNPKTPLPVWEDPQPSIHVSLECGIVALASEWHSQDHLSEQGTNSPNGGHLEQGGVSGDHRQKGHLLSNDAEEKGPDQGAPKEEGAQGGTEGDLPTGHLEEADSILGLVTQGPEPGSAAQDPPDPMQKPNRTVRDAEQSCSSPRCSSLGIMVIADISTDPIQSGQRAPEVGRPDGQASTRAPASPGGKAPNGSHSRALLSSMPLAVETAGGRGEGEWENRPPGNIPEVPAASPALDHRVQESTIGDEDSSPLASEMGPGVAPKEVPGWAQEGLEGVCVLSLPPHCTTAAQLGSQCPEQDLEELSLSIRASAPLVHREAVDAPCKETGDCQGSSDTPTDPACWPRHPPDSANQATSRESPAMELDLLPDSQIQDALEAPDFGASPEQESWLQCSQSGARGRETTPAGFSLPHAGLARLGLHMCSLQLFPAGSEMDPCWPGTSPHADGGPLTEAPLRTHVGIEACEAVRMEDATDTVRGLIIELSNLNRLIMSTHRDLEALKRLSYRKVKPAGKAQAPYT, encoded by the exons GAGGAGAAGGGGTGCAGCCCCCCAAGCCCCCAAAGAGTCCAAGACTAGGAGACTTTGAGAGGCCTCCACACAGTTCTGAGTTGGGCTTTTTGTGCCATCCCGAAGAGGCAGAAGGTGGATCAGGACCTGCTCCCTGTGCAGATCAGAGCGGGGAGGAGCCAGGACAGGCAGCCTCCAG TTCCCCCGACAAGGAAGCAGGAGCTCCCTCCAGGCTCCTGGGACAACCGAAAAAGGAGCcagttccctttcttccttcccag AACTCAGTCAGGAGGTTTGTCCCCCAGTTTGCAAAACCCAGGAAGACAGTGACAAGACCAGCAGAGACAAGGGAAGAGGACCTCGGGGGTGGGGCCTCTAGCTCG GAAACAGTGCCAGAGCCCAGTGCCCAAGACAGAAGCCAGCTGCAGGAGGAGTCCCCTGGGCTTGCTTTTGGGGAGGCCAGGGAGCTGGGGGCCTGGACCCAGGCAGATATCACTGACACCAAGCACAGCAGCCAAAACCCCAAGACACCTCTGCCTGTCTGGGAGGATCCTCAGCCCTCCATCCATGTCTCTCTAGAATGCGGAATTGTGGCCTTAGCCTCAGAGTGGCACAGCCAGGACCATCTGTCAGAGCAAGGGACCAATAGTCCAAATGGTGGACACTTGGAGCAGGGTGGGGTTTCAGGAGATCACAGACAGAAAGGACACCTGCTGAGCAATGATGCTGAAGAGAAGGGGCCAGACCAAGGAGCCCCCAAGGAGGAAGGTGCCCAAGGGGGAACAGAGGGTGACCTGCCCACGGGGCACCTGGAGGAAGCAGACAGCATCCTGGGCCTGGTCACTCAGGGCCCAGAGCCTGGATCTGCAGCCCAGGACCCCCCTGACCCCATGCAAAAGCCCAACAGGACTGTCAGGGATGCAGAGCAGAGCTGTAGCAGCCCAAGGTGCTCTTCCCTTGGGATCATGGTCATTGCAGACATAAGCACAGACCCCATCCAGTCAGGACAGAGGGCTCCAGAGGTGGGCAGGCCAGACGGGCAGGCCAGCACCAGGGCTCCTGCCTCTCCTGGAGGAAAGGCCCCCAATGGAAGCCACAGCAGGGCCCTGCTAAGCAGCATGCCTCTTGCTGTGGAGACTgcaggaggcagaggggagggagagtgGGAAAACAGGCCCCCTGGCAACATCCCAGAGGTGCCTGCAGCCTCCCCAGCCCTGGACCACAGGGTCCAAGAATCCACAATAGGCGATGAAGATTCTAGTCCTTTGGCCTCAGAAATGGGCCCTGGTGTTGCTCCGAAAGAGGTTCCTGGCTGGGCTCAAGAGGGTCTGGAAGGTGTGTGCGTGCTGTCTCTGCCACCACACTGTACAACCGCAGCTCAGTTAGGCAGCCAGTGCCCTGAACAAGACCTTGAGGAACTCAGTCTGTCTATTAGAGCCTCTGCTCCACTGGTGCACAGAGAAGCGGTGGATGCCCCCTGCAAGGAGACTGGGGACTGTCAGGGCAGCTCAGACACTCCCACTGACCCTGCATGCTGGCCCAGGCACCCTCCTGACTCTGCCAACCAGGCTACCTCGAGGGAGTCCCCAGCCATGGAACTTGACTTACTGCCAGACAGCCAGATACAGGATGCCCTGGAGGCCCCCGACTTCGGTGCCTCACCTGAGCAG GAGTCCTGGCTGCAGTGTTCCCAGAGTGGGGCGAGGGGAAGAGAGACAACCCCTGCAGGATTTTCCCTGCCCCATGCAGGGCTGGCCAGGCTAGGCCTTCACATGTGCTCTCTCCAGCTGTTTCCTGCAGGGAGCGAGATGGACCCTTGTTGGCCTGGCACCAGCCCACATGCAGATGGAGGTCCCCTCACTGAGGCCCCGCTGAG GACCCACGTGGGGATTGAGGCCTGTGAAGCTGTCAGGATGGAGGATGCAACAGACACTGTACGCGGCCTCATCATTGAGCTTTCCAATCTCAA CCGGCTGATCATGAGCACCCACCGGGACCTGGAGGCTCTCAAACGCCTCAGCTACAGGAAAGTGAAACCAGCAGGGAAAGCCCAGGCACCCTACACATAA
- the BRME1 gene encoding break repair meiotic recombinase recruitment factor 1 isoform X3 has translation MSKRKKLRTSGGEGVQPPKPPKSPRLGDFERPPHSSELGFLCHPEEAEGGSGPAPCADQSGEEPGQAASSSPDKEAGAPSRLLGQPKKEPVPFLPSQETVPEPSAQDRSQLQEESPGLAFGEARELGAWTQADITDTKHSSQNPKTPLPVWEDPQPSIHVSLECGIVALASEWHSQDHLSEQGTNSPNGGHLEQGGVSGDHRQKGHLLSNDAEEKGPDQGAPKEEGAQGGTEGDLPTGHLEEADSILGLVTQGPEPGSAAQDPPDPMQKPNRTVRDAEQSCSSPRCSSLGIMVIADISTDPIQSGQRAPEVGRPDGQASTRAPASPGGKAPNGSHSRALLSSMPLAVETAGGRGEGEWENRPPGNIPEVPAASPALDHRVQESTIGDEDSSPLASEMGPGVAPKEVPGWAQEGLEGVCVLSLPPHCTTAAQLGSQCPEQDLEELSLSIRASAPLVHREAVDAPCKETGDCQGSSDTPTDPACWPRHPPDSANQATSRESPAMELDLLPDSQIQDALEAPDFGASPEQESWLQCSQSGARGRETTPAGFSLPHAGLARLGLHMCSLQLFPAGSEMDPCWPGTSPHADGGPLTEAPLRTHVGIEACEAVRMEDATDTPADHEHPPGPGGSQTPQLQESETSRESPGTLHIRGLGVSPEGSNPGGICRPPQDHSQECKCGFPSNPTPRSA, from the exons GAGGAGAAGGGGTGCAGCCCCCCAAGCCCCCAAAGAGTCCAAGACTAGGAGACTTTGAGAGGCCTCCACACAGTTCTGAGTTGGGCTTTTTGTGCCATCCCGAAGAGGCAGAAGGTGGATCAGGACCTGCTCCCTGTGCAGATCAGAGCGGGGAGGAGCCAGGACAGGCAGCCTCCAG TTCCCCCGACAAGGAAGCAGGAGCTCCCTCCAGGCTCCTGGGACAACCGAAAAAGGAGCcagttccctttcttccttcccag GAAACAGTGCCAGAGCCCAGTGCCCAAGACAGAAGCCAGCTGCAGGAGGAGTCCCCTGGGCTTGCTTTTGGGGAGGCCAGGGAGCTGGGGGCCTGGACCCAGGCAGATATCACTGACACCAAGCACAGCAGCCAAAACCCCAAGACACCTCTGCCTGTCTGGGAGGATCCTCAGCCCTCCATCCATGTCTCTCTAGAATGCGGAATTGTGGCCTTAGCCTCAGAGTGGCACAGCCAGGACCATCTGTCAGAGCAAGGGACCAATAGTCCAAATGGTGGACACTTGGAGCAGGGTGGGGTTTCAGGAGATCACAGACAGAAAGGACACCTGCTGAGCAATGATGCTGAAGAGAAGGGGCCAGACCAAGGAGCCCCCAAGGAGGAAGGTGCCCAAGGGGGAACAGAGGGTGACCTGCCCACGGGGCACCTGGAGGAAGCAGACAGCATCCTGGGCCTGGTCACTCAGGGCCCAGAGCCTGGATCTGCAGCCCAGGACCCCCCTGACCCCATGCAAAAGCCCAACAGGACTGTCAGGGATGCAGAGCAGAGCTGTAGCAGCCCAAGGTGCTCTTCCCTTGGGATCATGGTCATTGCAGACATAAGCACAGACCCCATCCAGTCAGGACAGAGGGCTCCAGAGGTGGGCAGGCCAGACGGGCAGGCCAGCACCAGGGCTCCTGCCTCTCCTGGAGGAAAGGCCCCCAATGGAAGCCACAGCAGGGCCCTGCTAAGCAGCATGCCTCTTGCTGTGGAGACTgcaggaggcagaggggagggagagtgGGAAAACAGGCCCCCTGGCAACATCCCAGAGGTGCCTGCAGCCTCCCCAGCCCTGGACCACAGGGTCCAAGAATCCACAATAGGCGATGAAGATTCTAGTCCTTTGGCCTCAGAAATGGGCCCTGGTGTTGCTCCGAAAGAGGTTCCTGGCTGGGCTCAAGAGGGTCTGGAAGGTGTGTGCGTGCTGTCTCTGCCACCACACTGTACAACCGCAGCTCAGTTAGGCAGCCAGTGCCCTGAACAAGACCTTGAGGAACTCAGTCTGTCTATTAGAGCCTCTGCTCCACTGGTGCACAGAGAAGCGGTGGATGCCCCCTGCAAGGAGACTGGGGACTGTCAGGGCAGCTCAGACACTCCCACTGACCCTGCATGCTGGCCCAGGCACCCTCCTGACTCTGCCAACCAGGCTACCTCGAGGGAGTCCCCAGCCATGGAACTTGACTTACTGCCAGACAGCCAGATACAGGATGCCCTGGAGGCCCCCGACTTCGGTGCCTCACCTGAGCAG GAGTCCTGGCTGCAGTGTTCCCAGAGTGGGGCGAGGGGAAGAGAGACAACCCCTGCAGGATTTTCCCTGCCCCATGCAGGGCTGGCCAGGCTAGGCCTTCACATGTGCTCTCTCCAGCTGTTTCCTGCAGGGAGCGAGATGGACCCTTGTTGGCCTGGCACCAGCCCACATGCAGATGGAGGTCCCCTCACTGAGGCCCCGCTGAG GACCCACGTGGGGATTGAGGCCTGTGAAGCTGTCAGGATGGAGGATGCAACAGACACT CCGGCTGATCATGAGCACCCACCGGGACCTGGAGGCTCTCAAACGCCTCAGCTACAGGAAAGTGAAACCAGCAGGGAAAGCCCAGGCACCCTACACATAAGGGGGCTGGGAGTCTCCCCTGAGGGGAGCAATCCTGGAGGGATTTGTAGACCGCCTCAAGATCACTCCCAAGAGTGCAAATGCGGGTTTCCTTCAAACCCCACCCCCAGAAGTGCCTGA